A part of Nostoc sp. KVJ3 genomic DNA contains:
- a CDS encoding type IV secretory system conjugative DNA transfer family protein: MTLWHWQQWQKDGAPTVVVPNEGISPKGLVKATNPHKPLWAMGAFVGFATAGWMLRHLQDNERKLANFQAIAETRDVAQAELKARSQLLDDYREFAMAQVELQTSLDMIANDHTVDIQKAEILGETEIKITQMSANDAVFEAETAGMSEQQKQEYINFLKSQKTPYLQGSQTLQGTVDPSDKVEGSGDKEARLESENTGGEISETTQNRTSSNDASPTLEPLNRILGAKRSTLIVGGTGAGKSVTESYMLNQFSKRFPQADVWAIAQKNDSFCGLDKKGRVLLFDPLEPQLAMAAIDQVYSIYDQRRRVPEHRRHEFDHQPVRLILADWHSIYETVKDEAWFQPYLKKISTIITVGRELNVCLIIDTQSFNLAALGIGDSNIRKNLYIIAQGNYNVEADGTVNDSYGVLYNLITNAKIVEDAEKRSSLKERFNELKPQSKQLGQPLIFISVDPMQLDILPDITSYKPGIKPAIQLDTVSPEYLDNLLRLEFDIDVPTTSINSSLNQTTNHRVDENASDANQVSPDIKLTEIQTKLVDYLKGKGAKTPRQIKQNAGSKFKGVSEAQIRDELNLLVQKEKVICTGEDSYRLVD; this comes from the coding sequence ATGACCTTATGGCACTGGCAGCAGTGGCAGAAAGACGGAGCGCCTACGGTTGTTGTACCCAATGAGGGTATTTCACCCAAGGGTTTGGTCAAAGCTACTAACCCCCACAAACCCCTGTGGGCGATGGGTGCATTCGTTGGGTTTGCCACTGCGGGCTGGATGTTGCGTCACCTCCAAGACAACGAGCGCAAACTGGCTAACTTCCAAGCCATAGCAGAAACACGAGATGTGGCACAAGCAGAACTTAAAGCGCGATCGCAATTGCTAGACGATTACCGTGAATTCGCAATGGCGCAGGTTGAGTTACAAACCTCACTCGACATGATAGCCAACGACCACACGGTAGACATCCAAAAAGCCGAAATCTTGGGCGAAACCGAAATCAAAATCACCCAGATGTCAGCCAACGACGCGGTGTTTGAAGCAGAAACTGCTGGGATGAGCGAGCAACAGAAGCAGGAGTACATCAACTTTCTCAAGTCTCAGAAAACCCCATACCTGCAAGGAAGCCAAACTTTACAAGGAACAGTTGACCCCAGCGATAAAGTAGAAGGTTCGGGGGATAAAGAAGCACGCTTAGAAAGTGAGAATACAGGGGGTGAAATCTCTGAAACAACCCAAAATCGGACTTCTAGTAATGATGCAAGTCCCACCCTGGAGCCGCTTAATCGCATCTTGGGTGCCAAGCGCTCAACCCTAATTGTAGGTGGTACTGGTGCTGGTAAATCGGTGACTGAGAGCTATATGCTCAACCAGTTCAGTAAACGGTTTCCCCAAGCTGATGTCTGGGCGATCGCTCAAAAGAATGACAGTTTTTGTGGGCTAGACAAAAAAGGACGGGTACTTTTATTTGACCCTTTAGAACCACAACTGGCGATGGCTGCCATTGACCAAGTTTACAGCATTTACGACCAACGCCGTCGAGTACCAGAACACCGCCGCCATGAATTTGATCATCAACCAGTCAGGTTAATCCTAGCCGATTGGCATTCAATCTACGAAACAGTAAAAGATGAAGCATGGTTTCAACCATACCTCAAGAAAATCAGCACCATTATTACAGTCGGTAGAGAACTAAATGTTTGCCTGATTATCGATACTCAATCGTTTAATTTAGCTGCCTTGGGTATAGGTGACAGTAATATTAGAAAAAACCTTTACATCATTGCCCAAGGCAATTACAACGTTGAAGCAGATGGTACAGTTAATGACAGCTATGGCGTACTGTACAACCTCATAACTAATGCCAAGATTGTAGAAGATGCAGAAAAGCGTTCCTCATTAAAAGAAAGATTTAACGAGTTAAAACCACAATCCAAGCAACTAGGACAACCGCTAATATTTATCTCAGTTGACCCCATGCAGCTAGATATTCTGCCAGACATCACCAGTTATAAGCCAGGAATTAAACCAGCCATTCAACTTGATACAGTTAGTCCGGAATATCTTGATAATCTACTCAGGCTGGAATTCGATATTGATGTCCCTACGACTAGTATAAATAGTTCGCTTAATCAAACAACCAATCATCGGGTTGATGAAAATGCTAGTGATGCTAATCAAGTAAGCCCAGACATCAAACTAACCGAGATTCAAACCAAACTGGTTGATTATCTCAAGGGGAAAGGTGCAAAGACTCCACGTCAAATTAAACAGAATGCAGGTAGTAAATTCAAGGGCGTATCGGAAGCACAAATCCGCGACGAACTCAACCTACTTGTACAAAAAGAGAAAGTCATTTGTACAGGTGAAGATAGTTACAGATTAGTCGATTAG
- a CDS encoding ribbon-helix-helix domain-containing protein encodes MPRPKRAQKDKYGETKQRYQIMLTETASLELDAISEELGITRSELIEKAIRQGLFRQVKLEPSEMTDD; translated from the coding sequence ATGCCAAGACCAAAACGAGCGCAAAAAGATAAATACGGCGAGACGAAGCAGCGATATCAAATCATGTTGACTGAAACTGCATCGCTAGAGTTAGATGCAATATCTGAGGAGTTGGGCATAACCCGAAGTGAATTAATTGAGAAAGCAATTCGCCAAGGGTTATTTAGACAAGTCAAACTAGAACCATCAGAAATGACTGATGACTAA
- a CDS encoding GIY-YIG nuclease family protein, translating to MVVDASDCVWYVGQATNIKARWAGKTHHRYPQLIRSNKKRSYRIYWQKLAVDLLTEKEKYYIQLLQPELNACKVKKYLPKQPQVEREIKRLLKVLNNPTFLFPVVRSVVAGRYEDNGGIHCIVILININDTSILFQSMKKRHSPQVKNAWGLYRSYCGKNKEIYQSSSVIAYSFFNYRFEFIEVANIILYLEEHSSIREQYVGVTELLGVQVKAFKYLDVFNELPIEDEYIFTNSEGKKCLTNLDYLKYRHRDIKCLQQNA from the coding sequence GTGGTTGTAGATGCAAGTGACTGTGTTTGGTATGTTGGGCAAGCTACTAATATTAAAGCTCGTTGGGCGGGAAAAACGCATCATCGCTATCCACAATTGATTCGCTCCAATAAAAAACGCTCTTACAGAATCTATTGGCAAAAACTTGCAGTTGATTTATTAACTGAAAAAGAGAAGTATTATATTCAACTGCTTCAGCCGGAACTCAATGCTTGTAAAGTCAAAAAATATTTGCCTAAACAGCCACAAGTTGAACGGGAAATCAAACGTTTACTAAAAGTATTAAATAATCCCACATTCTTGTTTCCTGTGGTTCGTTCTGTAGTTGCTGGCAGGTATGAAGATAATGGTGGTATTCACTGCATAGTTATACTAATCAATATCAATGATACAAGCATATTATTTCAATCCATGAAAAAAAGACATTCCCCCCAAGTAAAAAATGCTTGGGGCTTATATAGATCATACTGTGGAAAAAACAAGGAAATTTATCAATCCAGTTCGGTAATAGCTTATAGTTTTTTCAACTACAGATTTGAGTTTATTGAAGTAGCGAATATCATATTATACTTAGAAGAACATTCAAGCATCCGTGAACAGTATGTAGGTGTTACCGAACTGCTTGGGGTACAAGTAAAAGCCTTTAAATATTTAGATGTATTCAATGAATTACCAATTGAAGATGAATATATCTTTACTAATTCTGAAGGTAAAAAATGCCTGACAAATTTAGATTATCTCAAATATCGCCACCGTGACATCAAGTGCTTACAGCAGAATGCTTAA
- a CDS encoding BRO family protein produces the protein MNLIAFTEGASPFDQIRLVDADGNEYWLARQLQPLLGYSRWQRFEETIERAKLACQNSGYDIKNHFTNAGNLVERQQGGGSRQSDYKLSRYACYLTAMNGDPRKAEIAAAQTYFALKTREAEIGSSFGNPEVLIATITAAVEQALTPINQRLEQIEQRLDALPSAKPKRPWTLPASTPPEQIPEDYQQLEDGSWLSPEAYQSILRQSQRSLPWDVRRLRNYE, from the coding sequence ATGAATTTGATCGCTTTTACTGAGGGTGCAAGTCCATTTGACCAAATTAGACTTGTCGATGCTGATGGTAATGAGTATTGGTTAGCACGCCAGCTTCAGCCACTACTGGGGTACTCTCGATGGCAAAGGTTTGAAGAAACAATTGAACGGGCAAAACTTGCTTGCCAAAACTCAGGCTACGACATAAAAAACCACTTTACCAACGCTGGTAATCTGGTGGAACGTCAACAGGGAGGAGGTTCTAGGCAATCTGATTACAAATTATCGCGCTATGCTTGCTACCTTACAGCCATGAACGGCGACCCGCGAAAAGCAGAAATTGCCGCCGCTCAAACCTATTTCGCTCTTAAGACTAGAGAGGCAGAAATTGGTTCTAGTTTTGGGAACCCAGAGGTATTAATCGCTACTATAACCGCCGCCGTTGAACAAGCACTGACTCCCATCAATCAACGTCTCGAACAAATCGAGCAGCGTCTTGATGCCTTACCATCTGCCAAACCCAAACGCCCCTGGACGCTACCAGCTTCTACTCCACCAGAACAAATACCAGAAGACTACCAGCAACTAGAGGACGGTTCCTGGTTATCGCCAGAAGCTTATCAATCTATTTTGAGGCAAAGCCAGCGCTCATTGCCTTGGGATGTCCGCAGACTTAGGAACTACGAGTAA
- a CDS encoding tyrosine-type recombinase/integrase, with protein sequence MDVTNIEVSSVEILPANPIKVVAPNTSQQVTPELVEEVIRQYYYRTPSVNNDSELILVWAGSQNREQTKRKYYRFGQKLLDWVRHQGIPDLRLIQQPLLLEFIASWGEVSPYTKSNQVLMLRSLWSYGSGESIGYFLRNIASTINYDNFSNLPKSERYLEDWEMKKLANAAVQLGGKHWLVFNLLFYSGMRVGEVGRVTVPGDEPGQPKEDYPGLYWHNFQWYPDPTPEDRNRGYYTIKFRGKGGKYREIGLDHQTSLVFKKYRGMASDKMPVFANMSPDPKKRGLPLSDRAIKRLIQDISETAKVKFSCHWLRHSHATRAVEHKNVFEVQNQLGHSKTDTTKAYVRTKKDAGTGTVLPRF encoded by the coding sequence ATGGATGTTACTAATATTGAGGTTAGCTCTGTAGAAATTCTTCCTGCCAATCCTATAAAGGTTGTAGCGCCAAATACTTCACAGCAAGTAACCCCGGAATTGGTAGAGGAGGTAATTCGCCAATACTATTACCGCACACCTTCGGTAAATAATGATTCTGAGCTAATTTTGGTTTGGGCTGGCAGTCAAAACCGCGAACAAACCAAACGAAAATACTACCGATTTGGTCAAAAATTGCTCGATTGGGTACGTCATCAAGGTATACCTGATTTAAGATTAATCCAGCAACCATTGTTACTAGAATTTATTGCTAGTTGGGGTGAGGTTTCCCCTTATACTAAATCTAACCAAGTGCTGATGCTGCGATCGCTCTGGAGTTACGGGAGTGGTGAGAGTATTGGCTATTTTTTAAGGAATATTGCAAGTACGATAAATTACGACAATTTCAGTAATTTACCTAAATCTGAGCGGTATCTAGAAGATTGGGAGATGAAGAAGCTAGCTAATGCTGCTGTGCAGTTGGGGGGTAAGCACTGGTTGGTGTTTAATTTGCTTTTTTATAGTGGGATGCGGGTTGGTGAAGTGGGTCGCGTGACGGTTCCGGGTGATGAACCGGGCCAACCCAAGGAAGATTATCCGGGGTTATATTGGCATAATTTCCAGTGGTATCCCGACCCGACACCAGAGGATAGAAATCGGGGATACTATACGATTAAGTTCCGAGGCAAAGGTGGCAAGTACCGCGAGATTGGGTTAGACCATCAGACTTCGCTTGTTTTCAAAAAGTATCGGGGGATGGCTAGTGATAAGATGCCCGTGTTTGCAAATATGTCGCCTGACCCAAAAAAGCGGGGGTTGCCATTGAGCGATCGGGCAATAAAAAGGTTGATTCAGGATATATCTGAAACTGCAAAGGTGAAGTTTTCATGTCACTGGTTGCGGCATTCTCACGCGACAAGAGCAGTCGAGCATAAAAATGTTTTTGAGGTGCAAAACCAGTTGGGGCATAGTAAAACCGATACAACCAAGGCTTATGTCCGCACAAAAAAAGACGCAGGCACGGGTACAGTGTTGCCGAGGTTTTGA